From the Anaeromyxobacter dehalogenans 2CP-1 genome, the window GGCGCGGCGGCGGCGTCGGGGGCCGCGTCGGCGCCGCCCTCGGGCGCGGGACCGGCGGCGCGCGCCTCCGGATCGAGGGCCGCCTCCAGCTCGGCGTCGAGCGCCTGCACCTCGTCGTCCGGCAGCACCGCGTCGTCGGCGCTCTCCGGCTCGGGCTCGGCGGCCGCCAGGATCCCGCCGGCGAGCTTGCGGAGCGCCTCGGTGTCGAGCGGCATCGCCAGGTAGCCGTTCGCGGCCCACGGCGTGCGCGCGTGCTCGGCCAGCGCCTCGGGCGCCGTCTCCGACGCGTACAGGATCACCGGCAGGCGCGCGGTGGCGCGGTCGTGCCGGAGCTGCGCGCAGAGCGAGAAGCCCGACAGGTCGGGGAGCTCGGCGCGCACCACGCACAGGTCGGGCCGGTGCGACGCGACCTCCAGCTCCGCCTCGGCGGCGCTGGCCGCGAGGCGGGTGATGCACCCGTCCTCGTGGAAGAGCGACGCCAGGGACAGCGCGAACGCGTGGTCGGGCTCGACGATGAGGACGCGCTTCGTGGGTTCCATGGTGGACCGCGGGAGGGCTCCCGCTCCGGGCGGCCGAGTGTAACCTGCCCCCGCGTCAATCTAGGCATCGGTCTTCCCGCGGAATCCGCGCACATCGGAGCCACGCCGGCCGGGTCGGCCGCGGCGGGGAGCGGGATTGCCGCCGCCCTGGGGTGGACCGAACGTGTCGGCGCCGGCGCTGCTGCGCCCGCTCCCGCCGATGCCCCTCCTCCCGCTGCTCCTCGCCGCCGCCGCCGCCGCGGGCCCCGCCGCGCCCGCCCCGGACGCGCCCCCGGAGAACCTCCTGCGCGGGCCGGCCCGCTGCGTGCTCCGATATCTCGATGCGGTGCGCCTGGCCGGGCCCCGCGCCCCGGCCGTCCGCGGGCGCGCCGGCGCGCCGCCCCCGGGCAGCTACGCCCGGGCGCGCGCGCTCACCGCCCCGCGCGCCCTCGACGACGCCGACCGCGCCACCGCGGCGGGAGGGTCTCACCCGCTCGCACCGTGGGCCGACGCCGCGCGCGGCACGGTGCTCGAGTCCTTCCAGCTCCTGGCGGTGCGGCGGGCCCCGCGCGGCACGGCGGTGGTGACGGTCCGGGAGCGCTGGTGGCGCGGCGCGAGCGCCCGCTCGCTCGCGAGCTCGGTGAGCGAGTACCTGGTCGCCCGCGTGGCGGGCGAGTGGCGGATCGCCGCCCGCAGCGCGGGGGGCACCCTCGACGACGAGGTCATCGACGTCCGCTACGGCGGCTGGTTCGATCCCCCGCCGTCCCCGGGCAGCTTCGACCCCCGCCCCGCACGCGCCACCTCGGTCCAGGGCCGGGCCGGGCCGCAGCGCTGATGGCGCCTCGTTCGCGTGGAGTCCTTTCGCGGCACCGCCCTTCCGCGGGGTACACTGCGCCCGCCATGGCCCCCTCGCGCACTCTCGTCGTCGGCGACGTGCACGGCTGCCTGGGGGAGCTCGAGGACCTGCTCGCGGCCGCGCGGTACGAGCCGATGCGCGATCGGCTGGTGTTCCTCGGCGACCTGGTGGACCGCGGCCCGGACCCGGTGGGCGTGGTCCGGCGCGTCCGCGCGCTCGGCGCCGACTGCCTGCTCGGCAACCACGAGGAGAAGCACCTCCGCTACGCGGCGCACGAGGCACGGCGCCGCGAGGACCCGCGCCACCGGAACCCCGTCCGGCTCGACCCCCGGCGCACCGAGGAGCACCTGCGGCTCTCGCCCGACGACCTGGCCTGGATGGCCGCGCTGCCGCGCGCGCTCCGGCTCGACGGCGGATGGGTCGCGGTCCACGGCGGGCTGCTGCCGGGCCGCCCGCTTTCGCGCCAGCCGCCGGACTGGCTCATCCGGCTGCGCTTCCTCGACGCCACCGGCAAGCCGGTGTCGCGGGAGCACGGCGGCGAGCCGGGCGTGGTGCGCTGGGCGGAGCGGTGGACCGGGCCGAGCTCGGTGGTCTACGGGCACCACGCGCGCGACGAGGTGGTGGTGGACGAGCCGGCCCCCGGCGTCCGGTGCGTCGGCATCGACACCGGGTGCGTGTACGGCGGGAGGCTCACCGCGCTCGCGCTGCCGGGCGGCGAGCGCATCCAGGTGCCCTCGCGCCAGCGGAAGGCGACGCCCGAGCAGGATGATTGAGGCTAGCCCAGCTGCGCCGCGGCGGCGAGCTCGCCCTTGCGCTCGCGCGCGACCGCCACGTCGGCCTCGTACTTGAGCGCGAGGTTGAGCGTCTGGTCGAGCAGCGCGGCGTCGAGCCGCTCCGCGTTCAGGATCGCGAGCGCCCGCACCCAGTCCAGCGTCTCCGAGATCGACGGCGCCTTCTTCAGGTCCAGCGTGCGGAGCTTCTGGACGGTCGCCACCACGGAGCGCGCCAGCGCCTCGGAGGCCTCCGGCGCGCGGGCGCGCACGATGGCCAGCTCGCGCTCGCGCGTCGGGAAGTCGATGAACAGGTGGAGGCAGCGCCGCTTCAGCGCGTCGGAGAGATCGCGGGCCGCGTTGGAGGTGAGCACCACCCGCGGGACCTGGCGCGCGCGGACGGTCCCGAGCTCCGGCACGGTCACCGCCCAGTCCGACAGCACCTCCAGCAGGAAGGCCTCGAACTCCGGATCGGCCTTGTCGATCTCGTCCACCAGGAGCAGCGCCGGGCGGTCGCTCGTGAGCGCGCGCAGCACCGGGCGCGGCACGAGGAACCGCTCGCTGAAGAACACGTTCCCCTCTCCGGCGATCCGGTCGGCCGCCTCGGCGAGGCTGCCGGCGCCGTCCACCGCGGCGCCGATCCGGTCCTTGAGGAGCTGCGTGTACAGGAGCTGCTTCGCGTACTCCCACTCGTACAGCGCCTTGGACTCGTCCAGCCCCTCGTAGCACTGCAGCCGGATCACGATGCGGCCGGCCGCCCGCGCGAACGCGTGCGCCAGCTCGGTCTTGCCCACGCCGGCGGGGCCCTCGACCAGGACGGGCTTCTCGAGCCGGTCGGCCAGGTAGACCGCCGTCGCGATCTCGCGCGAGGGCAGGTACCCCGCCTCGGCCAGCTTCGCGGACACCTCGTCGACCGATCCGAACATCGCCCCTCCGCCGCCGCGCCCGGGCGGCCCGCCAAGCCTAACCCCGCGGCGGGGGCGGGGCGAGCCGAACGCCTTCCTGCCTTCGGCGCCGGACCCTCCTGTCGCCTGCGACGCACCGAATTACAGCCCCGTCCCGGCCCGGGCGTGCGCAATCGCCGGATTTCACGGACGCGGCCGCCCGGCGAGCCGCGGCACGCGGATTGTAGCTGGGAAGCGCGAGTCCCGCCGGAGGCCGGCCATGGACCCCGCCATCACGCAGCTCCCGCCAAACGCTCGAAGCGCGGGGCCCGCCTCCCGTCGCACGTCCTGATCGAAGCGAGGCCGGCCGCTCGATCCTCTCCACCGCCGCAGCCGTCCTGCGGGACGCGCGGCGGACATTGCTGGGGTGGTGCCCGGCGCGGGTGCGCCGGCGGGGCCGCGCGCGAGCGCGGCCCGCTTCATGTCCCCGACCCTGCGGCGATGCGGACCGGCCGGCTCATAGCGCCGCCCATTCGCGTGGAGCCCTGCTGCGGCGCACGCTGGCTGCCTGCGCCGGGCAGACTCGTCCCTGCGCTGCTCGACGTGCCGACGGGCACGCCTGCGCTGCTCGGTCCTCGTGTGCCCGGCTCGGCGATGCCATCGTGTGCCTCGCGACGGGCCCCACGCGAACGGGAGGCGCTGTCAGACCTCGATCCGCACCTTCAGGTCGCCCCCCTGGATCTCCAGCACCTCGGCGAACGCGTTCGCCTTGCCTCGGGTGAAGCGCAGGCTCACCCGGGCGGGTCCGACGCGGAGCCCGTGCAGCACCAGCTCGTCCAGCCAGGGCGGCAGCCAGGGCTGCACCACGCGCAGCGTCCGGCGCGGCGCGTCCGCCTGCAGGCCGAGCACGGCCCGCACGAGCAGGAACCACGCCGCCGAGGACCACGCCTGCGGCGAGCAGGCCACCGGGTAGCTCACCGGGAACTGCCCCGCCGAGCGCGACAGGCCGCAGAACAGCTCGGGCATGCGGAGCTGGCGGAAGTGCTGCGCCGCGTCCCAGAGCCCGGTCAGCACCTGCCCCGCCTGCCGCGTCATGCCGTAGGCGGCCATGCCCATGGCGCAGAGCGCGTTGTCATGGGGCCACACGGTGCCGTCGTGGTAGCTGAGCGGGTTGTAGGCGCGCTGGCCGGCCGCGAGCGTCCGGATGCCCCACCCGCTCCACGACTCGCGCCCGAGCAGCGACGCCGCCACCTGGTGCGCGCGCGCGTCGGAGATGGCGCCCGAGAACAGCAGGTGCCCCGGGTTGGAGGTCACCGCGTCCACCTGGCGCTCGTCGCGGTCGAGCGCGATCGCGTAGGTGCCCTTGCGCTCCATCCAGAAGCGCTCCTCCAGCCGCTCCGCGTGCAGCCGCGCCGCCGTCACCAGCGCCTGCGCCTCGGAGCGCCGCCCCCGGCGCCGGAGCAGCGCCGCCATGCGCCGGCGCGCGTCGATGCAGTAGCCCTGCACCTCCACCAGCGCGATGGGGGGCTCGGCCGGCGTGCCGTCCGCGAACGGCACGCCGTCGTGGCTGTCCTTCCAGCCCTGGTTGCGCAGCCCCTGCTGCGTGCGCCGCTGGTACTCCACCAGCCCGTCGTCGTCGGGGTCCGCCCAGCGATCCATCCACGCGAGCGCGCGCTCCGCCGCGGGGAGCAGCGCCTCCACCGTCTCGTGGTCGTCGGTCCACAGGTCGTACTCGGAGAGCAGCACCAGGAACAGCGGCGTCGCGTCCACCGAGCCGTAGTACGGCGTGTGCGGCACCTCGCCGGCCGCGGCCATCTCGCCGAAGCGGATCTCGTGCGGGATCTTGCCGGGCTCCTCGTCGCGGCTCGGGTCGTCGCGCTCGCCCTGCAGCCGCGCCAGGAACCGGAGCGCGTCGCGCGCCACCTCGGGCTGCGCGGCGAGCGCCTCGTACCCCGCGATGAGCGCGTCGCGGCCGAACGGGCAGGTGTACCAGGGGATGCCCGCGGAGATGACCGGCGCGCCGAAGTGGTAGACCGTGAGCGCCTTCAGGTCCGCGACCGCCTGCTCGAGCGCCGAGGTGAAGAGGTCGTTCGAGGCGACGAACCGGGTGGCCTGCGCGGCGTACGCCGAGTACGCCTCGCGCGTGCACGACGCCCGGGCGCCGAACGACCGCGGCGCCGGCGGCGGCACCGGCCGCTCCTCGTCGAGCCCGCGGGCCCGCCCCGGCGCCCCGCGCTCGATGCCGGCCGCCACCGCGAAGTGGACCTCGACGTGCTCGGCCGGCTCGAGGTGCAGCCTCACGCGGGCGCCCCGGGCGTCCAGGGAGGCGAGCGCCGCCGGCGCCCCGTCCGCCCCCACGCCGCGGATCCGCACCTCGGTGGCGTAGCGCCGGCCGTCGCGGCCGTCGTAGCGCAGCACCACCTGGTCCCGCTCCACCCGCGGCGCGTGGTAGGTGCCGCGCTCGCGGCGGCGGGCGCCCCGGATCTCGAACACGTCCGCGAAGTCGGCCGCCCACTCCAGCGCGATCCACGCGTCCACCGCCTTGCCCTGGAAGTTGGTGAGCACCAGGCGGTCCACCAGCACGTCGTCGATGAGCATGTCCCGGCGCAGGTGGACGTAGTTGAGCGGCTCGCGGCCGAGCAGGTCGCCCTCGTGCAGGCTGGTGACGGTGAAGTCCACCTGGGCCACGTAGTCCGACGAGACCTGCGACGACAGGCAGAGCAGCGGCCCGCCGGACACCGACATGCGCCAGGCGGACAGGTGCCGGGTGTCGGTGAGGAACAGGCCGAGGTCCCGCGCGCCGGCGGGCATCACGTCCCCGAGCCGGTTGGCGACCAGGAACAGGTTGCCGCGCTTCAGCACGAGCTTGTCGACGCCGGTCGCCTCCGGGCGGTCGGACGGGTCGGCGTAGCCGAGCAGCTCCTCCGGGCGTGCCATCACGGTGCGACCGTCGTCCACTCTCCCCCCTCGCCCACGGCGGGCACCGCCGGCTCCGCGCGCGCCGCGGCGGCCCGGTACGCCGCGACGTAGTCCGCCGCCATCCGGTCCGCCGAGAACCGCTCGCGCGCCCGCCGCTGGATCTCCCGCCGATCGAGCCGCGCCGCGCGCCCGAGCGCCGCCGCCATCTCCGCCGCGCTGCGCACCAGGAACCCGTCGGCCCCGTCCACCACGATCTCCGGCGCGGCACCGAGCGGGAACGCCACCACCGGGCAGCCCGCCAGCAGCGCCTCGATCATCACCAGCCCGAACGGCTCCTCCCATCGCAGCGGCACGAGCAGCGCGCGGGCCCGGGCCAGCAGGCGCCGCTTGTCGGCGAGGCCGGCGCGCCGCGTCCAGGAGACGTGCGGCGCCGCCAGCGACGGCGAGAGCACCTCCTCGTCCCAGGCCTCCGGGTGATCGTCCTCCCCGTGCACGTCGCCGGCCACGTCGATGCGCAGGCCCGCCCGCCGCGCCGCCTCGACCGCCACCTCGGGCGCCTTGCACCAGGAGAGCCGTCCCAGGAAGAACGCGCCGCCGCCGCCGTCGCCCTCGCGCACGTCGGGGTAGAGGACCGGGTCGAGCCCGTGGTGGATCACGCGGTGCGCCGGCGGCGAGGACAGCTCGGCCTGCCGCCGCGAGATGGCGACGCGCAGCACCGCCGGGACGCGCGCGTAGAAGCGCGCGAGCGCCGGGTCGGGCGCGTGGTGCAGGGTGTAGACGACCGGCGCGGGCAGCGCCCCGGCGAACGCGAGCATGGCCGGGAGGTGCGCGTGCACCACGTCGAAGCCGCCGCGGGCGATCTCCGCCGCGGCGAAGCGGCAGTGGAGCAGCTCGGCGTAGGGCTCGGGCGGCCAGACCGGCGCCTCGAAGGTCGCGCGGAGCCCGGGAACCCGGGAGTCGCCGGTCGCGAACACCGCCACCCGGTGCCCCGCCCGCACCAGCGCGCGGGCCAGCGCGTCCACCACCAGCTCGGTCCCACCGTAGGCCGGGGGAGGCACCGCCACGAAGGGAGTCGAGACGATCGCGACGTGCACGATGTCAAAGCTAGGACCGGCGCCCGGCGCGGACCACCGCCGAGCGCCCGGGCGCGTGCGCCGGCGCCGGCCCGGCGCTAGGTATGGACGCTCGCGGCCCGGAGGCCGCGCGGAGGCCGCATGGCGCTCATCGGGAAGGACGACGCGGAGCAGATCCGCGCGGAGCTGGAAGGCGCGCTGCAGGGCGACGTCAAGCTGACGCTCGTCGGCCCGAGCGCCCTCGCCCCGCCGGCGCGGGATCTCACCCCGCAGATCCGCCAGCTGCTGGAGGAGGTGGCGGCGCTGTCGCCCAAGCTCGCGTTCGAGTACCTCGACCTGCCCACCCCCGAACAGCGCGAGGCGCTCGGGCTGGCGACGGACGAGGCCGGTCCGCTCACGCTCCTCTCCGGCGCGGCGCGCGGGCGCGTGCGCTACCTCGGGGCGCCCGCCGGCCACGAGTTCCCGAACCTCGTGAACGGCATCATCGACGTGTCGCGCGGCGAGTCCGGGCTGTCGCCCGCCTCGCGCGAGGCGCTCGCCCGGATCTCACGGCCGGTGCACATCAAGGTGTTCTTCACGCCCACTTGACCGTACTGCCCCCAGGCGGCCGGTCTGGCCCATGCCATCGCGGTGGAGAGCGCCCACGTCGTCGCCGACGCCATCGAGGCCCAGGAGTTCCCCGACCTCGCGGCGCGGTACCAGGTCATGGGCGTGCCCAAGACGATCGTGAACGACGTCGAGGAGTTCGTCGGCGCCGTCCCGGAGGACGAGTTCGTGGCGCACGTGCTCCGGGCGGCCGGCGTGCCGGCCTGACCGGCCGAGGACGGCGCCCGCGGCGCGACGCTCGCGCACCCTCGCGCGTGCCGCCTTGGTGCGTGCCGCGATCGCGCGTCGCGCGGTCGCGCGGGTGGCCAGGCGATCGCCCCCCTGGCAGCATCCCCTGCACGCCTCGTCGCGCCGGGTCGGGGGACCCGGGCGCCGGGCGCACGGATCGGGGGATCCATGCAGCCGAAGTCCGCCTTCCGGCGCGCGCACGTCGCGCGCCTCGCCACGCTCGCGCTCGCCGCCGCGGCCCTCGCGGCCTGCTCGTCCGGCGGCGGCGCGACCGCGCCGTCCGCGCCGTCCGCGCCGCAGGAGCCCGCCGGTGGCACGCCGGTCCCGCGGTCGCTCTCGGTGTCGCCGGCGGCCGCCACGCTCGCGACCGGCTTCACCGAGAGGCTCATCGCGATCGCCACCTTCTCCGACGGCTCGAAGCGGGACGTCACCGCCACCGCCGCCTGGGAGTCCTCGGCGCCGGCCACGGCCTCGGTGGTGGCCGGCGAGGTCACCGGCGTCGCGCCCGGCGCGGCGACGCTGAGGGCGCGCTGGTCCGGGCTGCACGGCGCCAGCGAGGTGACGGTCACCTCGGCCGTCCTCCGGTCGATCGTCGTGACCCCGCCGTTCCCGAGCCTGCCGCTCGGCGCCGACCTGCAGCTCGCCGCGACCGGCCTGTTCTCGGACGGCAGCGCGCGCGACGTGACCGCGGAGGCGGCCTGGGAGAGCGCCGCCCCGGCGGTCGCGGCCGTGCCGTCGCCCGGCCTGGTGCAGCCGGTCGCCACCGGCGACGCGTCCGTCTCGGCCACGCTGGCGGGGGTGAGCGGCGCCACCACGGTCAGCGTGACCGCCGCCACGCTCGAGTCGCTCGACGTGTACCCGGGCGCCGCCACCCTGGCCCGCGGCACCTCGACCGCGTTCACCGCGCTCGGGACCTACTCCGACGGCACGTCCGCGGACCTCACCGCGCAGGCGGCCTGGGACACGAGCGGGCCGGAGGTGACGCTCTCCGCGCCCGGCCTCGAGGGCGTGGTGGTCACCGGGGCCGCCGAGGGCACCGCGACCGTCACGGCGGCGTTCGGCGGCCTCACCAGCGCGGCGGCGGTGACGGTCACCGCGGCCGGGCTGACCGGGCTCGCGGTGTCCCCGGCCGCGCTCGACCTGCCGGTGGGCCTCTCCGGACCGCTCACCGCGACCGGCACGTTCTCCGACGGCTCGACCCAGGACCTGACGGCGCAGGTGGCGTGGGTGTCCTCCGCCGCGGCGGTGGCGGCGCCATCCAACGCGCCCGGGAGCGAGGGGCTCGTCAGCGCGCTCTCGGCCGGCGACGCCACCGTCAGCGCGACGCTGTTCGGCCGGACCGCCTCGGCCGCGGTGACCGTCCGCGCGGCGGCGCTGCGGTCCATCGCGGTGACGCCCGGCGCCGCGTCGGTGCCCGCGGGCTACCAGGTCCGGTTCCAGGCGACCGGCACCTACAGCGACGGCTCGTCGCACGAGCTCACAGGCAGCGCCGTCTGGATCAGCGCCGACCCGGCGGTCGCGACGGTGGTGGCCACCGGGACCGGCGCGGGCGCGGCCAGCGGCGTGGCGCCCGGGACCGCCCGGATCTCGGCGGCGCTCGGCGGCGTGACCGGCGAGGCGACGCTGACGGTGGGCTCGGCCCGGCTCGTCTCGGTGGCGGTGTCACCCTCCCCGTTCGACGTGGGGGTGGGCGGAACGGCGCAGCTCACCGCCACCGGCACGTTCAGCGACGGGAGCACGCTCGACGTCACGCGGCAGAGCGTCTGGAGCTCCGGCACGAAGTCGATCGCGACCGTCTCCCGGGCCGGCGTGGTGACCGGGCTGCGGGCCGGGGCGGTGACCGTCCAGGCGAACCGCGCCGGCAGGAAGGGCCGCGTCGACGGCACCGTCCGGTGAGGAAGCGGGGGCGCGGCCCGCGACCTTGCTGGCCGCGCCCTCCGGTTGACGCTAGACTCACCGTCTTATGGAAGGACAGGGTCCGCTCAGCGAGGAGCTGTTCCACTCGTTCCTGCAGCTCGCCGTGAAGCGCCAGGCGAGCGACGTGCACTTCGAGGTGGGCTACCCCCCCACCTACCGGGTGTTCGGGGAGCTGCTGGCCGCGAAGTACCCGCCGCTGACGCACGCGGACACGGAGGCGATCGCGAACTTCGTCCTCCAGGCCCCGGGTTCGGGGTTCACGCCGCTCGACTTCCGCGAGGTGGACCGCAGCTACTCGCTGCCCGGGGTGTCGCGCTTCCGCGCGTCCATCTTCAAGCAGCGCGGGAGCTGGGGCGCGGTGATGCGCACCATCCCGTTCCAGATCCCGGACTTCGACACGCTGAACCTGCCGCCCGTCATCCGCACCATCGCCGAGGCGCGCCGCGGGCTCATCTGCGTGACCGGCGCCACGGGCAACGGCAAGTCCACCACCATCGCCAGCATCATCAACACGATCATCCAGCAGGAGCGGCTGCACGTCGTCACGGTCGAGGATCCGATCGAGTTCATCTTCGCCGGCGGCAAGGGCCTCGTGATCCAGCGCGAGGTCGGATCGGACACGGCCAGCTACAGCGACGCGCTGCGCGCCGCGCTCCGGCAGGACCCCGACATCATCATGGTGGGCGAGCTGCGCGACCGCGAGGCCGCCGACATCTGCCTGAAGGCGGCGGAGACCGGCCACCTCGTCATCACCTCGCTGCACACGCCCGACGTGCCCCGCGCGGTCGGGCGCATCGTGGGCCTGTTCCCGGCCGACGAGCAGGACAGCGTCCGGGCGCGGCTCGCCGACAACCTGCAGGCGGTCATCGCGCTCCGGCTGCTCATGCGCGCCGACGCCACCGGGCTCATCCCCGGGGTCGAGTCGCTGCTCGCCACCACCAGCGTGCGCGAGCTGATCCGCGACGGCTCCAAGGTCAACGAGCTGCGCACGTACATGGACACCGCCGGCGCCGACCTGGGCATGCACAGCTTCGATCAGTACCTGTACCGGCTGCACGAGGCGAAGCGCATCGGGCTCGACACCGCGCTCGCGAACGCGACGCACCGGGCCGACCTGGAGCGGCGGATCATGATGGAGACCGGAGGCCGCCCCGCGTGATCGCCGCCGGCGCCCCAGCGGCGTCGCGCGTTCTGGTGGTGGGCTCGGACGCCGACGTCTCCATCGCGCTGCACCTGCACCTCGAGCGTGCGGGGCACGCGGTCTATTGCCTCCCCGGCCCCGGGGAGCTCGAGTCGTTCGTGCGCGCCGCCGCGCCGCACACCGTGGTGCTGCTGCTCCCGGCGGTGCCGGACGGCACCTGGGGAGCCGCGCTCACCACCGCCGCCAGCGCCGCCCGCGTCGGGGTGCGGGTGGTGATGGTCGCGCCGTCGCGCGAGATCGTGGAGCCGCTCGCGGCGGTCGCGGGCGCGGAGCGCGCGCTGGCGCGCGCCGAGGTGCTCTCGCGCCCGCTCGTCGTCATGGAGCGGCCGCCGGGCAGCGCCCCGCCCCCTGCCCCGCCGCACCCGCCGCCCGCCGGGGCGACGCCTGCCGACGTGCTGCGCGCGGCCTCGTCCGTGCTCGTCCCGGATCCACCCCTGTCCCGGCCGCGCGCGCCGTCGGTGGACCTGATGGCCCTCATCGACGAGGAGCTGGAGGACGAGCCGAAGGCCCGCCCCACCGTCACCCGGGTCGAGGTGAACGTCAGCCTGGTCTCGGAGCACAACTTCTACGTGGGCGCGACGCGCCGGGTGGACTCCGGCGGGGTGTTCATCGCCACGGCGCTGCCCCCGGCGGTCGGCACCCGGCTGCAGGTGCGGCTCGGCCTGGCCGACGGGCGCAAGCTGGACCTCGAGGGCGAGGTCGCGTTCGTGCGCGAGAAGAGCGCCACCACCGGCCGGCAGCCCTCCGGCTGCGGCGTGAAGCTGCTCGCGCTGCCGGGCTGGGCGATGGACGCCATCGACCGCTTCACGCTCGCGCGCCAGCCCATCGTCTACACGCCGCGGTAGCGGCGCGCCGCCCGGGTCACTCGTCCACGGCGCGGTCGGTGCGCCGCACGCCCATCAGGTAGGGCTGGATGAACGGGTCGAGGTCGCCGTCCAGGACGTCGTCCACCTTGCCCGTCTCCACCCCGGTGCGCAGGTCCTTCACCATCTGGTAGGGCTGCAGCACGTAGCTGCGGATCTGCGAGCCGAAGTCGATGTCCTTCTTCAGCGCCTCGGCGGCGTCGCGGGCCGCCGCGCGCTTCTTCTCCTCGAGGTCGTAGAGCTTGGCGCGCAGGATCTTCCAGGCCACGCTGCGGTTCTTCTGCTGGCTGCGCTCGTTCTGCACCGCCACCACGATGCCGGTGGGCAGGTGCGTCATGCGCACCGCGGAGTCGGTCTTGTTCACCTTCTGGCCGCCGGCGCCCGACGACCGGTACGTGTCGATGCGGACGTCGGCCTCCTTGATGTCGATGACGATGTCGTCCTCGATCTCCGGGGTCACGTCCACCGCCGCGAAGCTGGTCTGGCGGCGCGCGTTCTGGTCGAACGGGCTGATGCGGACCAGCCGGTGCACGCCCTTCTCGGCCTTCAGCCAGCCGTAGGGGTGATCGCCGCGGACGATGAACGAGGCGGAGCTGATCCCGGCCTCCTCGCCCGCGACCAGGTCGGCCGGCTCGACCTCCCAGCCGCGCCGCTCGCAGTAGCGCACGTACATCCGGTACAGCATGGCGGCCCAGTCCATCGCCTCCACGCCGCCCGCGCCGCTCTTCACCTCGACGATGGCGCCGGCCGCGTCGTGCGGGCCGGAGAGCATCTTCTGCAGCTCGAGCCCCTCGAGCTGGCGGCCCACCGCCTCGGCGGCCTCGGCCGCCTCGGCGCGGGTGGCCTCGTCGCGCGCCTCCTCGGCGAGCTCGCACAGCGCCTGCGCGTCGTCGAGCGCGCGGCGGACCGCGGCGCAGGCCTGGGTCACCTGCTCGAGCTGGGCCTTCTCCTTCAGCAGCGCCTGGGCCTTGACGTTGTCGGTCCAGAACGCCGGGTCCTCGGAGAGCTTCGAGATCTCCGCGACCCTCAGCTCCTTCCGCTCGACGTCAAAGCGACCCCCGGAGCGCCTCCAGGCGGCGGGAGAGCTCGGCGATGCGCTCGGCGGTGGGGGAAGCCATGGCTCGGGTCCTCCGGGTTCCTTCGCTACGCGGCGGCGCTCCGGCCGTCCCGGCCCTCCCGGCGCACGCGACGGGCGAGCGCGGGGTGGGTGGCCGCCAGGGCGGCGGCGGCGACGAGCGCGCTGGCCCAGGCGAAGAGGTCGCCGACTGTAGTGTAGAGCGTGCGCCCCCGCAACCGCGGGACGCGGGCGAGCAGCAGCCGCGCCGGCTCCTGCGGGTCCGGCGCGAGATCGGGATCCACCGGACCGACGTCGAGCGCGCCCGGCGCCAGCTCGCCGGTGGGCAGGATCACCGCCGACACGCCGGCATAGGCGGGTCGGACCACCGCGCGGCGCGCCTCGACCGCGCGCATGCGAACGATGGCGAGGAACTGGTACGGGCCGGACGAGTAGCCGTACCAGGCGTCGTTGGTGGGGTTCACCAGGAGCTCGGGCTCCGGCTCGCCGCGCGCGAACGCCACGTTGATCTCCGGGAAGATCGCGTCGTAGCAGATCATGGGCGCGACGCGGACCGGC encodes:
- a CDS encoding metallophosphoesterase family protein — translated: MAPSRTLVVGDVHGCLGELEDLLAAARYEPMRDRLVFLGDLVDRGPDPVGVVRRVRALGADCLLGNHEEKHLRYAAHEARRREDPRHRNPVRLDPRRTEEHLRLSPDDLAWMAALPRALRLDGGWVAVHGGLLPGRPLSRQPPDWLIRLRFLDATGKPVSREHGGEPGVVRWAERWTGPSSVVYGHHARDEVVVDEPAPGVRCVGIDTGCVYGGRLTALALPGGERIQVPSRQRKATPEQDD
- a CDS encoding AAA family ATPase is translated as MFGSVDEVSAKLAEAGYLPSREIATAVYLADRLEKPVLVEGPAGVGKTELAHAFARAAGRIVIRLQCYEGLDESKALYEWEYAKQLLYTQLLKDRIGAAVDGAGSLAEAADRIAGEGNVFFSERFLVPRPVLRALTSDRPALLLVDEIDKADPEFEAFLLEVLSDWAVTVPELGTVRARQVPRVVLTSNAARDLSDALKRRCLHLFIDFPTRERELAIVRARAPEASEALARSVVATVQKLRTLDLKKAPSISETLDWVRALAILNAERLDAALLDQTLNLALKYEADVAVARERKGELAAAAQLG
- a CDS encoding glycogen debranching N-terminal domain-containing protein translates to MDDGRTVMARPEELLGYADPSDRPEATGVDKLVLKRGNLFLVANRLGDVMPAGARDLGLFLTDTRHLSAWRMSVSGGPLLCLSSQVSSDYVAQVDFTVTSLHEGDLLGREPLNYVHLRRDMLIDDVLVDRLVLTNFQGKAVDAWIALEWAADFADVFEIRGARRRERGTYHAPRVERDQVVLRYDGRDGRRYATEVRIRGVGADGAPAALASLDARGARVRLHLEPAEHVEVHFAVAAGIERGAPGRARGLDEERPVPPPAPRSFGARASCTREAYSAYAAQATRFVASNDLFTSALEQAVADLKALTVYHFGAPVISAGIPWYTCPFGRDALIAGYEALAAQPEVARDALRFLARLQGERDDPSRDEEPGKIPHEIRFGEMAAAGEVPHTPYYGSVDATPLFLVLLSEYDLWTDDHETVEALLPAAERALAWMDRWADPDDDGLVEYQRRTQQGLRNQGWKDSHDGVPFADGTPAEPPIALVEVQGYCIDARRRMAALLRRRGRRSEAQALVTAARLHAERLEERFWMERKGTYAIALDRDERQVDAVTSNPGHLLFSGAISDARAHQVAASLLGRESWSGWGIRTLAAGQRAYNPLSYHDGTVWPHDNALCAMGMAAYGMTRQAGQVLTGLWDAAQHFRQLRMPELFCGLSRSAGQFPVSYPVACSPQAWSSAAWFLLVRAVLGLQADAPRRTLRVVQPWLPPWLDELVLHGLRVGPARVSLRFTRGKANAFAEVLEIQGGDLKVRIEV
- a CDS encoding glycosyltransferase gives rise to the protein MHVAIVSTPFVAVPPPAYGGTELVVDALARALVRAGHRVAVFATGDSRVPGLRATFEAPVWPPEPYAELLHCRFAAAEIARGGFDVVHAHLPAMLAFAGALPAPVVYTLHHAPDPALARFYARVPAVLRVAISRRQAELSSPPAHRVIHHGLDPVLYPDVREGDGGGGAFFLGRLSWCKAPEVAVEAARRAGLRIDVAGDVHGEDDHPEAWDEEVLSPSLAAPHVSWTRRAGLADKRRLLARARALLVPLRWEEPFGLVMIEALLAGCPVVAFPLGAAPEIVVDGADGFLVRSAAEMAAALGRAARLDRREIQRRARERFSADRMAADYVAAYRAAAARAEPAVPAVGEGGEWTTVAP
- the pdo gene encoding protein disulfide oxidoreductase, which codes for MALIGKDDAEQIRAELEGALQGDVKLTLVGPSALAPPARDLTPQIRQLLEEVAALSPKLAFEYLDLPTPEQREALGLATDEAGPLTLLSGAARGRVRYLGAPAGHEFPNLVNGIIDVSRGESGLSPASREALARISRPVHIKVFFTPTUPYCPQAAGLAHAIAVESAHVVADAIEAQEFPDLAARYQVMGVPKTIVNDVEEFVGAVPEDEFVAHVLRAAGVPA